In Elaeis guineensis isolate ETL-2024a chromosome 1, EG11, whole genome shotgun sequence, a genomic segment contains:
- the LOC140856417 gene encoding uncharacterized protein produces the protein MLGDIMRRRGRYAGVQFQFSQTEAGTSSSAQQPEASSAAQHSEPCPSSSAQHDPPVHQPDDEIHVQDGSGRVRPRRGPTVVRDVWQMREGERIVVECNQLGQPIKKAACLLTSFLGTVARRPQLCPLGYAKWNDMLPTYKVELLRVIESKFVLPPSTHDFVMKSLNRKWKEYKAQLKKDYMRQGMTEEEVARNCPPDVPPHQWMELVHYWFSERTQTYSAIGRAARAAQSVPHTSGSKSYARLRQEFEDEHGREPGQVEFYRMTHTHQDGTFVRDESRDLYERATSLIAERDDESAASTQQSRIEAEVFTELMGPERYGRVRGYGVGVTPTQLSEVSRYTQHAATDAQDSRVRRLEAEIQEIRQSRAAEMEEMR, from the exons atgctaggtgacatcatgcgtcgcaggggacgatatgctggtgtgcagttccagttttcacagacagaggccggtacgtcttcttcagcacagcagcctgaggccagttcagctgcacagcattctgagccctgtccttcatcatcagcacagcacgatcctcctgttcatcagccagatgatgagatacacgtgcagg acggatccgggagagtacgccccagacgcggacccacagtagtacgagatgtgtggcagatgcgtgagggcgagaggattgttgtggagtgcaatcagctaggtcagccaattaagaaagctgcctgcttattgacttcatttttggggactgttgctcggaggcctcagctatgtccgttgggctatgcaaaatggaatgacatgcttccaacgtacaaagttgagctcctccgagttatagag agcaagtttgttctccctccatccactcatgattttgtaatgaagtctctcaaccgcaaatggaaagaatataaagcacaattgaagaaggactatatgagacagggtatgacagaggaggaggttgctaggaattgtcctcctgatgtaccccctcatcagtggatggagttggttcattactggttctccgagaggacacag acttattctgctattggtagagctgcacgagcagctcagtctgttcctcatacatcggggtcgaagagttatgcacgactccgacaggagttt gaggatgagcatgggagggaacccggacaagtggagttttaccggatgactcatactcatcaggatggtacttttgttcgagatgagtcgagagatttatat gagagggctacatctctcattgcggagcgtgacgacgagtccgcagcatctacgcagcagagccgtatcgaggccgaggtattcacagagttgatgggaccagagcgctacggccgagtgaggggttatggagtaggagtcacccccactcagttatctgaggttagtagatatacgcagcatgctgcaacagatgctcaggattcacgcgttcgcagactcgaggcggagatacaggagattagacagagtcgtgccgctgagatggaggagatgcgatag